A genomic stretch from Candidatus Krumholzibacteriia bacterium includes:
- a CDS encoding efflux RND transporter permease subunit — protein sequence MALIPLVIGGAKPGNEIQSPMGQVILGGLLTSTFLNMVLVPVLFERWGAPRRSGE from the coding sequence ATGGCGCTCATACCGCTCGTGATCGGCGGGGCAAAACCCGGTAACGAGATCCAGAGCCCGATGGGGCAGGTGATCCTGGGCGGGCTGCTCACCTCGACGTTCCTGAACATGGTGCTCGTTCCGGTCCTGTTCGAGCGTTGGGGCGCGCCGCGCCGCTCCGGCGAGTAA